In the genome of Asterias amurensis chromosome 16, ASM3211899v1, one region contains:
- the LOC139948731 gene encoding ribosome production factor 2 homolog codes for MQRIVKPKTQRAKRALVKRDSKVVENTKKCTFIRGGNTSETITRVLKELYTLKKTDSNMLQRKNMLRPFEDRTQLEHFSKKFDSSLFLFGSHSKKRPNNLVFGRMFDHQVLDMVELGVEKFTSMYEIKSAKCMSGTKPCLVFAGDAFETEHEYKRLKNLLIDFFRGPDVKKIRLAGLEHVISVTAVNGKVLVRNYRVQLKKSGSKTPRVELDNIGPSLDMVLRRSHLASLDLYKQSMKKPKVIKPKKKKNINHDVFGTKLGRIHMESQDLKNLQTRKVKALKRQAADGEDGEKEQKKKPKKDTTTAE; via the exons ATGCAACGAATTGT GAAACCCAAAACGCAGCGTGCCAAACGTGCATTGGTGAAGAGAGACTCTAAGGTGGTTGAGAACACAAAGAAATGCACCTTCATACGAGGAGGCAACACAAGCGAGACGATCACAAGAGTCCTGAAAGAGTTGTACACTCTTAAGAAAACAGACAGCAATATGCTTCAAAG GAAAAACATGTTGAGGCCGTTTGAAGACAGGACCCAGCTG GAACATTTTTCCAAGAAATTTGACTCGTCCCTATTCCTCTTCGGCAGCCATTCCAAGAAAAGACCCAACAATTTAGTATTTG ggAGAATGTTTGATCATCAAGTTCTGGACATGGTGGAGTTGGGCGTGGAGAAGTTCACATCCATGTATGAAATCAAG AGTGCAAAGTGCATGTCAGGAACCAAGCCCTGTCTCGTCTTTGCTGGGGATGCCTTTGAAACAGAACACGAATACAAGAGACTGAAAAACCTACTCATAG ATTTCTTCCGGGGACCCGATGTGAAGAAGATACGTCTTGCAGGGCTTGAGCATGTCATCAGTGTAACGGCAGTCAACGGCAAAGTCCTAGTCAGAAATTACAG GGTCCAGCTGAAGAAGTCTGGGAGTAAGACACCAAGAGTAGAACTGGACAATATTGGACCATCCTTAGACATGGTCTTGAGGAGGAGTCACCTTGCCTCCTTAGACCTCTACAAACAATCCATGAAGAAACCTAAAGTTATCAAG cccaagaagaagaagaacatcAACCACGACGTGTTTGGTACCAAGCTGGGTCGTATTCATATGGAGAGCCAAGACTTGAAAAACCTCCAGACCAGGAAGGTCAAGGCCTTGAAAAGACAGGCAGCGGATGGAGAAGATGGcgagaaaga